One Polyangiaceae bacterium genomic window carries:
- a CDS encoding tyrosinase family protein: MAEVTGDPNFALPYWDWTDCHADGNPKTCAPLFDNSYLGTAGGCDDATAAVTGYLTDQGFMTNIYTEGQQPFGTSGVRCGKRPILRKVGCIPLVNGPPDAAAIDGIFDRLVYDSNPNDSCYTEEDVSFRQYLEGFDNDDTEALCVAAGCKMHGQGHVFIGGDMQASTASPNDPMFFLNHAQVDRLWAAWQEANVQSGDPARMVDHGNPGYPETYRGPLFNFTEVDVSDVFDYKTLGYEYDTLPSKK, from the coding sequence ATGGCCGAAGTCACGGGCGATCCGAATTTTGCGTTGCCCTATTGGGATTGGACGGATTGCCATGCCGACGGCAACCCCAAAACATGCGCGCCGCTCTTCGACAATAGCTACCTGGGCACGGCCGGAGGCTGCGACGACGCCACCGCGGCAGTCACCGGTTATCTCACCGACCAGGGCTTCATGACGAACATCTATACCGAGGGGCAGCAGCCCTTCGGCACGAGCGGCGTGCGCTGCGGAAAACGACCCATTCTGCGCAAAGTCGGATGCATTCCTCTCGTCAATGGGCCGCCGGATGCCGCTGCGATCGACGGCATCTTCGATCGCCTCGTGTACGACTCGAACCCCAATGACAGTTGCTACACCGAAGAGGACGTCTCGTTCCGTCAATACCTCGAAGGCTTCGACAACGACGACACGGAAGCGCTCTGCGTCGCCGCGGGCTGCAAGATGCACGGACAAGGCCACGTATTCATTGGTGGCGACATGCAAGCGAGCACCGCGTCACCCAATGACCCCATGTTCTTCCTCAACCATGCCCAAGTCGATCGCCTGTGGGCAGCCTGGCAGGAGGCGAATGTGCAAAGCGGTGATCCCGCGAGGATGGTCGATCACGGTAACCCGGGCTATCCCGAAACTTACCGCGGCCCGCTCTTCAATTTCACCGAGGTCGATGTCTCCGACGTCTTCGACTACAAGACGCTCGGGTACGAATACGATACACTGCCCAGCAAGAAGTGA
- a CDS encoding nucleotidyltransferase, which translates to MVAACSVCANTVYEPKSHETYRRALVTLNESGVDYLVGGAFALEQLAGIPHKTHDLDIFTREKDSSELLAVLQDIGATTEMTFPHWLAKAHFEDCFVDVIYSSGNGVAVVDDEWFDNALTGTVLGVETKLCPPEETLFSKAYIMERERYDGADIAHLLRSWATRMDWDRLVRRFGPHWRVLLSHLVLFGFVYPGEMSKIPPKVIRRLARRLVQEEEATPLEPVCRGGFLSRGQYLIDFHAWGYVDARRCSPGRMSDEDIAHWTNAMQRQRGGRH; encoded by the coding sequence ATGGTAGCCGCGTGCTCAGTCTGCGCAAACACGGTTTACGAACCGAAGAGCCATGAGACGTATCGACGCGCGCTCGTCACGCTCAATGAATCCGGCGTCGATTATCTGGTGGGCGGCGCTTTTGCGCTCGAACAACTCGCGGGTATCCCGCACAAAACGCATGACCTCGACATCTTCACGCGGGAAAAGGACAGCAGCGAGCTGCTCGCGGTATTGCAGGACATCGGCGCGACGACCGAAATGACGTTCCCGCATTGGCTCGCCAAGGCGCATTTCGAGGATTGTTTCGTCGATGTCATCTACAGCTCGGGCAATGGCGTCGCGGTCGTCGACGACGAATGGTTCGACAACGCGTTGACAGGCACGGTGCTCGGGGTCGAAACCAAGCTCTGTCCGCCCGAAGAAACACTTTTTTCGAAGGCGTACATCATGGAGCGCGAGCGATACGATGGCGCGGATATTGCGCATTTGCTTCGTTCTTGGGCAACTCGCATGGATTGGGATCGTCTCGTTCGTCGTTTCGGGCCGCATTGGCGGGTGCTCCTCAGTCATCTCGTTTTGTTTGGGTTCGTGTACCCGGGCGAAATGTCGAAGATACCGCCGAAGGTCATTCGCAGGCTTGCAAGGCGCCTCGTGCAAGAAGAAGAGGCCACGCCACTCGAACCCGTTTGTCGCGGCGGATTCCTTTCGCGTGGGCAATACCTGATCGACTTTCACGCATGGGGGTACGTCGACGCGCGTCGCTGCTCACCGGGTCGAATGAGCGACGAGGACATCGCGCATTGGACGAACGCGATGCAGCGGCAAAGAGGCGGGCGGCATTGA
- a CDS encoding metallophosphoesterase, with protein sequence MNDILQKVRLAAIGDLHCSRSTQGRLRTTLAWVNEHADVLILCGDLTDRGTVEETRILVKELFPAVKIPIVGVLGNHDYEAGSQDEVFKILRGHGVQLLDGDTCEIRGVGFCGVKGFGGGFGQYALSSHGRTGPQTVRAFSDRGGSEVGEWSVAITHALADCRLALCADCTHGVWRASEIYPFLGSSRLEEPLTRIPVTLALHGHAHRGIAEGATSNGVPVFNVAVPVLRKYFPDQPPVRILQVDADESNELPEPSNVEPNMPHVASHT encoded by the coding sequence GTGAACGACATCCTGCAGAAAGTGCGCCTCGCTGCGATCGGCGACCTTCATTGCTCGCGATCGACGCAAGGACGGCTCCGAACCACGCTCGCATGGGTCAACGAACATGCCGACGTGCTCATCCTGTGCGGCGACCTGACCGATCGCGGCACGGTCGAAGAAACGCGAATCCTCGTGAAAGAGCTATTCCCTGCGGTAAAAATCCCCATCGTCGGAGTCCTCGGCAATCACGATTATGAGGCCGGTAGTCAAGACGAGGTCTTCAAGATCCTGCGCGGACACGGCGTGCAATTGCTCGACGGCGACACGTGCGAAATTCGTGGCGTCGGTTTCTGTGGGGTCAAAGGGTTTGGCGGGGGCTTCGGCCAGTACGCGCTTTCGAGCCATGGGAGAACCGGCCCTCAAACGGTTCGTGCATTCAGCGATCGAGGAGGCTCTGAAGTTGGAGAGTGGTCTGTCGCGATTACGCACGCGCTCGCGGATTGCCGTCTTGCACTATGCGCCGATTGCACGCACGGTGTATGGCGAGCCTCCGAGATTTACCCGTTTCTCGGTTCGAGTCGCCTCGAAGAACCGCTGACGCGCATTCCGGTCACATTGGCGCTGCACGGACACGCTCATCGAGGCATCGCCGAAGGTGCCACATCGAATGGTGTCCCCGTCTTCAACGTGGCAGTTCCGGTATTGCGGAAGTATTTCCCCGACCAACCGCCCGTTCGAATTCTGCAGGTCGATGCGGATGAATCGAACGAATTGCCAGAACCGAGCAACGTGGAGCCGAACATGCCCCACGTCGCATCCCACACTTGA
- a CDS encoding PD-(D/E)XK nuclease domain-containing protein, translating to MEKQYEIRSNRESGYGRADMIMRPKTAGRPGVVIEFKVLDSPRKTVEGVLKEGAQQVRELRYAAELVAAGASPVYEYVMTFDGKETWVKRVDDVLAEASG from the coding sequence TTGGAAAAGCAATACGAAATTCGTTCCAACCGCGAATCCGGGTACGGTCGCGCCGACATGATCATGCGGCCGAAAACCGCGGGGCGTCCCGGTGTGGTCATCGAATTCAAGGTGCTCGACAGCCCGCGAAAAACCGTGGAGGGCGTGCTGAAAGAAGGCGCTCAGCAAGTGCGCGAGCTACGTTATGCCGCGGAGCTCGTCGCGGCCGGTGCGTCGCCGGTGTACGAATACGTGATGACGTTCGACGGCAAAGAGACGTGGGTAAAGCGGGTGGACGATGTTTTGGCGGAGGCGTCGGGGTAG
- a CDS encoding AAA family ATPase: MLDILVALGNSGRRAWGRVRKKFRPAIGHSDFRELREAKLGYIDKTGFISEILDDPSKVFLFPRPRRFGKTLNLSMLGYFLRKTNEDLSSLFAGLEVTNDAEAMEHFQKYPVISVTFKDVKARTLSDAMIGIRDQLVKAFRGHRYLLDQHELDPTMERKFEGILSGELGDGELPYAFDWLSRALYEYHGERVVILIDEYDTPVQSAYAHGFFDDVVLFFRNFFSACLKDNTALFKAVLTGILRVSKENMFSGLNHIDVYSIIHEPYSMAFGFTDDEVASIIEPGRLEEVRSWYNGYVFGGHVIYNPGSILHYLKRGKLEPYWVNTALNELIERLALNEGLGLSEKSAALLNGGTIDVQIDSNIVLRDIERIPEAFWNFLLFAGYLKVVDLQLDMGRYYGKLAIPNREVNIVYQDLFRFWLAKADPSSDDTKMVVKALLAGDAATVQERLGRILLTAMSYFDPAGASPEKLYHGFVLGLLAVWKSNTKFVPTANPGTVAPT; encoded by the coding sequence TTGCTTGACATCCTGGTTGCACTGGGCAACAGTGGCCGGCGTGCTTGGGGTCGCGTCAGGAAGAAGTTTCGTCCTGCCATTGGTCATTCGGACTTTCGCGAGCTTCGCGAAGCAAAGCTCGGCTACATCGACAAGACCGGTTTCATCAGCGAGATTCTCGACGACCCGAGCAAGGTCTTTCTGTTCCCTCGGCCGCGAAGGTTTGGCAAGACGCTCAACCTGTCGATGCTCGGCTACTTTCTTCGCAAAACGAACGAAGACCTTTCCTCGTTGTTCGCGGGCCTCGAGGTCACGAACGACGCCGAGGCGATGGAGCACTTCCAGAAGTATCCGGTCATCTCCGTCACGTTCAAGGACGTGAAGGCACGTACGTTGTCGGATGCGATGATTGGCATCCGCGATCAGCTCGTGAAGGCGTTTCGCGGACATCGCTACCTACTCGATCAGCATGAGCTCGATCCGACCATGGAGCGAAAATTCGAGGGCATACTCAGCGGCGAGCTCGGCGATGGGGAGCTCCCCTATGCGTTTGATTGGTTGTCGCGGGCTCTTTATGAATACCACGGCGAACGTGTGGTAATTTTGATCGACGAATACGACACGCCGGTGCAATCCGCCTATGCACATGGCTTTTTCGATGACGTCGTGCTGTTTTTCCGCAACTTCTTCTCCGCTTGCCTGAAGGACAACACGGCCCTCTTCAAGGCGGTGCTGACGGGCATTTTGCGTGTGTCCAAAGAAAATATGTTCTCGGGGCTGAACCATATCGACGTGTATTCGATCATTCACGAGCCGTACAGTATGGCGTTTGGATTCACCGATGACGAGGTCGCCTCCATCATCGAACCAGGGCGCTTGGAAGAAGTCCGGTCGTGGTATAACGGGTATGTTTTCGGTGGGCATGTCATCTACAATCCAGGGTCGATTCTCCATTATCTCAAACGCGGTAAACTCGAGCCTTATTGGGTGAACACCGCTCTGAACGAGCTCATCGAGCGGCTGGCGCTGAACGAGGGGCTCGGCTTGTCCGAAAAGTCGGCGGCGCTCTTGAACGGAGGCACCATCGACGTGCAAATCGATTCCAACATCGTCTTGCGGGACATCGAGCGGATCCCCGAGGCGTTTTGGAATTTTTTGCTGTTCGCGGGATACCTGAAGGTCGTCGATTTGCAGCTCGACATGGGACGCTATTATGGAAAACTCGCGATCCCCAACCGTGAAGTGAACATCGTGTATCAAGACCTTTTTCGGTTTTGGCTCGCGAAAGCGGATCCGTCGTCGGATGATACGAAGATGGTGGTCAAGGCGCTGCTTGCCGGAGATGCGGCGACGGTGCAAGAGAGGCTCGGGCGCATTCTTTTGACGGCGATGTCGTATTTCGATCCGGCCGGAGCGAGCCCGGAGAAACTTTATCATGGTTTCGTCCTGGGGCTGCTTGCAGTTTGGAAAAGCAATACGAAATTCGTTCCAACCGCGAATCCGGGTACGGTCGCGCCGACATGA